Within Actinosynnema pretiosum, the genomic segment AGAGCGTGGGCTGGTTCGCCAGCAAGGTGGTCGTGCGCAGCGCCCCCGGCGGGCTCGCCGACCCGGAGGGCTACCTGCGCGGGCTGCGCGCGGCGGTGGCCGGGGCGATCGACGCGAGCCGGGTGCCGTGGCCGGTGGTGATCCACGACCTGACCGACTGGTTCGGCGGGCAGGCGCGGACGCCGTTCGCCTCGTTCAACGCCAGGCCGGGGTCGATGGCGCGCGCCGAGCTGGTGCTTCCGGGCGTGGCCGCCACCGAGCTGGACGTGCACGCGGGTTGGCAGGACGCGGCGCTCGCGACGAGCTGGCAGGAGGCGGGGGACCTGCGGGTGTCGGTCAACTACAAGACGGACTGGTTCGGCGAGGCAGACGTCGAGCGGGTGTGGGAGCGGGTGGACGCGGTCCTGCGCGGGCTCGGGGAGGACCGGTGAGTGGCGCCGCGGACGGCGGCGCGGACCGGATCTCCGACCGGATCAGGTACGCCGTCGGCTCCGGGGTGCTGCTGCTCTCGCTGAACTCGGCCATGATCGCGGTCGCCCTGCCCGCCATCGCCTCCGCGTTCGACCTGACCTCCGGGACGTCGTGGCTGCTGTCCGGCCTGTACATCGCGACCGCCGTGGCCGCGCCGACGGCGGGCAGGCTCAGCGACCGGTACGGCCCCCGGCGCGTCTACCTGGTGGGGCTGGCGCTGATCGGCGTCGGCGCGGTGATCGGCCCGCTCGCCGACGGGGTGGTGGCACTGACCCTGAGCCGCGTGGTCATCGGGCTGGGCGGCGCGACCCAGTACCCGGCCGGGGTGGCGATGCTCAAGCGCTTCGCGAGCGCGACCGGCCGTACCCCCACGACCGCGCTGGCGACCATGTCGATCATGGGGCAGAGCGCGGTGGCGGCCGGTCCGGCACTGGGCGGCGCGCTGGTGACCTTCCTGGGCTGGCAGGCGATCTTCTGGGTGAACCTGCCCCTGGTGGCCGCCGCGCTGGTGTGGGTGCGGCGGGTGGCGCCCGCCGATCCGCCGCCGGACGGCGCGGGCGGCCGGGTCGACGTGCCGGGGCTGCTCACGTTCGTGGTCGGCGTGGTCCTGGTGATGGTGTCGCTGCTCAGCTCCGCCCAGGGCGGGTTCCTGTGGTGGCCGCTGCCGGTCGGGGCCGCCGTCCTGGCCGCGCACGTGTGGTGGGAGCGGCGGGCGCCCGCGCCGTTCCTGGACGTGCGGATGCTCGCCCGGCCCGCGCTCAGCCGCACCTACGCGCGCACCCTGGTGACCTACACGGCGTTCTACCTGATCTTCTACGGCCTGCCGCTGTGGTTGGTGACCGGCCGGGGCCTGCGCGCCGACCTGGCCGGTCTGCTGGTGCTGCCCATCGCGGTGGTGGGCATGGCGGGCACCGCGGCGGGCGCCCGGCTGGAGCGGCTGCGGGGCGTGCGGGCGGCGCTGCTGGTGGGCAACGCGGCGCTGGTGCTGTCCGGGACGGCGCTGTCGCTGCTGGGCGCGAGCACGCCGATCGTCGTGCTGCTGCTGGTCAGCGCGCTGATCGGGGTGCCGAACGGGTTCAACAGCATGGGCAACCAGAGCTCGATGGTCGCGGCGGCCCCGGTGGAGCGGATCGGGGCGGCGTCGGGCGTGTACCGCACCTGCCAGTACCTGGGCGCGGCGCTGGCGTCGGCCCTGATCGAGCTGATCACCGCGCAGGTCGGGGCGGAGGGGGCGATCACGGTGCTGGGGTTGCTGGTGCTGGCGTCGGGCGTCGGGCTGCTGTCGGCGTCGCTGCTGCGCTCGCGGGACCGGACGCCGGTGGCCGGGTAGCGCGGGGCGGTCACCCCGGTGACCCGCCGCCCGCCCGGTACTGCCCCGGCGTCATCCCCCTGGACCGGGTGAACGCCCGGCTGAACGCGGGCGCCGACCGGTACCCCACCCGCGCCGCGACGGACTCCACCGGGTCGCGGGTCCGGCGCAGGCGCACCGCCGCCAGGTCCATCCGCCACTGCGCCAGGTACGCCGCCGGGCTCTGGCCGATCGCCGCCGGGAAGCGGCGGGACAGGGTCGCGCGCGAGACCGCCAGGGCGGCGGCCAGCGACGCGGTGGTCCAGGGGCGGGCGGGTTCGGCGTGCAGGCGTTCCACCGCGCCGCGCACCAGCGGGTCGTCGAGCACGCCCAGCCAGGTGCCCACCTGCCGGGGCTGGGTCGGCAACCAGGCCCGCATGAGCTGCACGAGCAGGACGTCGACCAGGCTGTTCAGCACCGCCCGCCCACCCGGCCGGGGGCGCGCCAGCTCCCGCGCGAGCATCCGGACGGTGTCGTCGAAGCCCTCCGCGCCCCGGTCGCCCCGGATGTGCACCAGCTCGGGCAGCGCGCCGAGGACCTGGGTGCGCACGGTGTGGTCGCAGTCGTAGCCGATCGTGAGCACGCGCGTGTCGGCGGGCCGGTCCCCGAGCCGGATCACCTCGCCCGCCTCCTGCGCCCGGACCACCTCCGCCGGGTCGGCCACCGGCACGTCCGGGGAGCCGCTGAGCACGTGCGGCGGTCCGGCGGGCAGCAGCGCCACGTCACCGGCCGACAGCTCCAGCCACGACGGCGGGTCGCCGACCCGCAGCCAGGCGCGCCCCGCGAGGACCACGTGCAGCAGCGCCGAGGAGCAGCCCGCCAGCGGGACCGCCCAGCGCCCGCCTGCCTCGATCCGCGCCCCGAGCGCGCCGCGCACGCCGGACACCTCCAGCACGTCCGCGACGAGGTCCACCCGGCCATCCTAGGTGAGGCAAACGAGCAAGGAAGTGAGTCTTCGCAGCATCGACTGCCGCACCCGGTCCTCCATACGGTGGACCCATGACAACCGGCACCACCATGCGGGCGCTCGTCGCGACCGGCTACGGGGACCCCGACCAGCTCACCCTCGCCGAACTGCCCGTCCCCACCCCCGGCCTCGGCCAGGTCCTGGTCAGGATCGCCGCCGCCGCGGTCAACC encodes:
- a CDS encoding MFS transporter codes for the protein MSGAADGGADRISDRIRYAVGSGVLLLSLNSAMIAVALPAIASAFDLTSGTSWLLSGLYIATAVAAPTAGRLSDRYGPRRVYLVGLALIGVGAVIGPLADGVVALTLSRVVIGLGGATQYPAGVAMLKRFASATGRTPTTALATMSIMGQSAVAAGPALGGALVTFLGWQAIFWVNLPLVAAALVWVRRVAPADPPPDGAGGRVDVPGLLTFVVGVVLVMVSLLSSAQGGFLWWPLPVGAAVLAAHVWWERRAPAPFLDVRMLARPALSRTYARTLVTYTAFYLIFYGLPLWLVTGRGLRADLAGLLVLPIAVVGMAGTAAGARLERLRGVRAALLVGNAALVLSGTALSLLGASTPIVVLLLVSALIGVPNGFNSMGNQSSMVAAAPVERIGAASGVYRTCQYLGAALASALIELITAQVGAEGAITVLGLLVLASGVGLLSASLLRSRDRTPVAG
- a CDS encoding AraC family transcriptional regulator translates to MDLVADVLEVSGVRGALGARIEAGGRWAVPLAGCSSALLHVVLAGRAWLRVGDPPSWLELSAGDVALLPAGPPHVLSGSPDVPVADPAEVVRAQEAGEVIRLGDRPADTRVLTIGYDCDHTVRTQVLGALPELVHIRGDRGAEGFDDTVRMLARELARPRPGGRAVLNSLVDVLLVQLMRAWLPTQPRQVGTWLGVLDDPLVRGAVERLHAEPARPWTTASLAAALAVSRATLSRRFPAAIGQSPAAYLAQWRMDLAAVRLRRTRDPVESVAARVGYRSAPAFSRAFTRSRGMTPGQYRAGGGSPG